The following is a genomic window from Amycolatopsis sp. BJA-103.
TGTTTCACCTCTGCCGCCGCTGATCCAGCCCGTTAGGCGGAACGACGCAACCGGCTCCGGTGCATGGAGTACCGAAGTTGATCACTCTCGGTGTGTGCCCGGCGGCCATCCGGGCACGGGTGGAACTACTCAAATACTCGGTGACCTGACCTTTTCCGGATCCCCGCTGCGGTGCGTGCCGTCAAAGTCGCGTTCGGTGATCGAGGTGGCGGACGCGAGCCGCCGGGACGGGAGAGTCCGCGATGTGGGACGTGAACGCGGTGTCGGCGGCGGTGCTCGGGGTGCTGAAGACCTATCGCCTGAGCGAAGCCGACGCCAGGGACGTCTGTCAGGACGCTTGGCTGGACCTGCTCCGCGCGCCGGGCGCGCTGCGTGACGAAGCGAAGCTCCGGGCCTGGCTGACGACCACCGCGCGGCGCCGCGCGCTCCGGATGATCACCAGGAACAGGCGCGAAACGCCGCGTCCCCTCCCGGGACTGGAAACGACCCCGGAGACCGAGGTCGTCCGGGCCGCCCGCGACCGCGCGCTGTGGGCGGCGGTCGATCGCCTGCCGGACGTGCACCGGCGGCTGATGTGGCTGCTCGCCCACCGGCCGGAGCTGTCCTACGTCCAGCTCGCCGGGGAACTGGGGATCAGCCCGGCCAGCGTGGGCAGGGTGCGAAGACGGTGTCTGGACCGGCTCAAGCGTGCGCTGGAAGTCGGCGGCTGGAGCTGAACATCGGACGAGTCACCGGAGTTTGCGTAATCGGGTGACCGCTTCGTCGATGACCTCGTTGCGCTTGCAGAACGCGAAACGCAGGAGGTGTTTCCACTCTTCCGGGTGATCGGTGAACACCTTTACGGGCACGGCCGCCACGCCCACCCGTTCGGGGAGTTCCCAAGCCAGTTCCGCGGCGTCGTCGAAGCCGAGCGGGCGGACGTCGACGCAGATGAAGTACGTCCCGGCGGTCGGCCGGACCGCGAAGCCCGCCTCCGCGAGGCCCGCGGCGAGCCGGTCCCGCTTGCCCTGCAGGCTCGTGCGCAGCTCTTCGGCCCACGGCAGTTCGTGGTCCAGCGCGTGCGCGACGGCCGGTTGCAACGGTCCGCCCGAGACGAAGGTGATGAACTGCTTCGCCGCCTTCACCGCCGCGACCAGCTCGGGGCTCGCGCAGACCCAGCCGATCTTCCAGCCGGTGCAGTTGAACGTCTTGCCCGCGCTGGAGATCGAGACCGTGCGGTCCCGCATGCCGGGCAGGGTCGCGAGCGGGGTGTGCTCGGCGTCGTCGAAGACCAGGTGCTCGTACACCTCGTCGGTGATCGCGATCAGGTCGTGCGTCACGCAGAGCGCGGCGACGGCTTCCAGTTCGGCGCGCGTGAACACCGTGCCGGTCGGGTTGTGCGGCGAGTTGATCAGGATCGCCCTGGTCCGATCGGTCACCGCGGCCCGCAGACCCTCGAGGTCCAGCGCGAACCGGCCGTCACGCTCCACCAGGCCGACGACGCGGCGTTCCGCGCCCGCCATGGCGACGGCGGCCGCGTACGAGTCGTAGTACGGCTCGATGACGATGACCTCGTCGCCGGCCTGCGTCAGCGCGATGAGCGACGCCGCGATGGCCTCGGTGGCCCCGGCGGTGACCAGGATCTCCGTGTCGGGGTCGTACTCGACGCCGTAGCGGCGGCGGTGCCGCGCGATCGCCGCGCGCAGCTCCGGGCGTCCCGGCCCCGGCGGGTACTGGTTCGCGCCCCCGAACAGCGCGTTCTTGGCGGCGTCGAGCATTCCGGCGGGCCCGTCGGTGTCGGGAAAACCCTGGCCGAGGTTGACGGCTTCGTGGCGGACGGCCAGTGCCGTCATCTCCGCGAAGATGGTCGACGTGAAGGGCTGGAGGCG
Proteins encoded in this region:
- a CDS encoding sigma-70 family RNA polymerase sigma factor encodes the protein MWDVNAVSAAVLGVLKTYRLSEADARDVCQDAWLDLLRAPGALRDEAKLRAWLTTTARRRALRMITRNRRETPRPLPGLETTPETEVVRAARDRALWAAVDRLPDVHRRLMWLLAHRPELSYVQLAGELGISPASVGRVRRRCLDRLKRALEVGGWS
- a CDS encoding pyridoxal phosphate-dependent aminotransferase, encoding MREPVLVPRLQPFTSTIFAEMTALAVRHEAVNLGQGFPDTDGPAGMLDAAKNALFGGANQYPPGPGRPELRAAIARHRRRYGVEYDPDTEILVTAGATEAIAASLIALTQAGDEVIVIEPYYDSYAAAVAMAGAERRVVGLVERDGRFALDLEGLRAAVTDRTRAILINSPHNPTGTVFTRAELEAVAALCVTHDLIAITDEVYEHLVFDDAEHTPLATLPGMRDRTVSISSAGKTFNCTGWKIGWVCASPELVAAVKAAKQFITFVSGGPLQPAVAHALDHELPWAEELRTSLQGKRDRLAAGLAEAGFAVRPTAGTYFICVDVRPLGFDDAAELAWELPERVGVAAVPVKVFTDHPEEWKHLLRFAFCKRNEVIDEAVTRLRKLR